The following are encoded in a window of Shewanella psychrotolerans genomic DNA:
- the metF gene encoding methylenetetrahydrofolate reductase, with the protein MAFHHAQHANSLNQSLSELNGDINVSFEFFPPASPEMETILWNSIRRLEPLNPKFVSVTYGANSGVRDRTHGVIERIQKETNLVAAPHLTLVDASDEELVELAKHYWNSGIRDIVALRGDLPNGSPKPTRFANDLVRLLRSVADFDISVAAYPEGHPDATNAQADLINLKKKIDAGANRAITQFFFDVESYLRFRDRCVAAGIDVEIIPGILPVTNFTQLKRFAGMTNVSIPRWLHKQFEGLDDDPSTRQLVGANVAIDMVKVLSREGVKDFHFYTLNRAELTYAICHTLGVRPAK; encoded by the coding sequence ATGGCTTTTCACCACGCACAACATGCAAACTCATTAAACCAAAGCTTGTCTGAGCTCAATGGTGACATAAACGTTTCTTTCGAGTTTTTCCCGCCGGCCTCGCCAGAGATGGAAACTATCTTATGGAACTCTATTCGACGTCTTGAGCCACTTAATCCTAAGTTTGTTTCGGTGACCTATGGCGCTAACTCTGGCGTTCGCGATCGCACCCATGGTGTGATTGAGCGTATCCAAAAAGAGACCAATTTGGTCGCCGCGCCTCATCTTACGCTCGTCGATGCTAGCGATGAGGAGCTTGTTGAGTTAGCAAAGCATTACTGGAACTCAGGCATTCGAGATATTGTTGCGTTACGTGGTGATTTACCTAATGGCAGTCCTAAGCCGACTCGATTTGCTAATGATCTCGTTCGCTTACTACGTTCGGTAGCTGATTTTGACATTTCTGTCGCTGCCTATCCCGAGGGGCATCCTGATGCTACCAATGCGCAAGCCGATCTGATTAATCTTAAGAAGAAGATTGATGCGGGCGCCAATCGAGCCATTACTCAGTTTTTCTTTGATGTAGAATCTTATTTACGTTTTCGCGACCGCTGTGTCGCGGCGGGGATCGATGTCGAGATCATCCCTGGTATTTTGCCCGTGACTAACTTTACTCAATTAAAACGTTTTGCGGGTATGACTAATGTGTCCATTCCTCGTTGGCTACATAAGCAGTTTGAGGGGTTAGATGACGACCCATCGACGCGTCAACTTGTTGGGGCTAACGTGGCTATCGATATGGTCAAAGTGCTATCTCGTGAAGGGGTGAAGG